One Primulina huaijiensis isolate GDHJ02 chromosome 5, ASM1229523v2, whole genome shotgun sequence DNA segment encodes these proteins:
- the LOC140976318 gene encoding protein MKS1-like, which yields MDPPEVFYASAGCGNRPPPRKELQGPRPAVLKVNKDSHKIRKPPVPPPAHSQAPQGPSLPEDRQPVIIYAVSPKVIHTTVTDFMKLVQRLTGNAYSASNSGGAHGDLSPAARIASIEQTSASPKDREIITANSCNPTGVDDIMCHILESADVEVGPVPGIISPAPEALQPILPGFFSPAADPFSMMGYNNMFVPSPSTLFSAPMVSPSALFSAPMVSPSPSSCDLFNPFFDF from the coding sequence ATGGATCCTCCGGAGGTTTTCTACGCCAGCGCAGGCTGCGGTAACAGGCCACCTCCCAGAAAGGAGCTGCAGGGCCCTCGCCCCGCCGTACTCAAagtcaacaaagactctcaCAAGATCAGAAAACCGCCTGTTCCGCCGCCAGCCCACAGCCAAGCACCGCAAGGACCTTCTCTTCCGGAAGACCGGCAGCCGGTCATAATATACGCAGTTTCTCCCAAAGTCATACACACCACCGTCACCGACTTCATGAAATTGGTCCAGCGCCTAACCGGGAACGCTTACTCAGCCTCAAATTCCGGTGGAGCACATGGGGACCTCTCCCCGGCTGCTCGAATAGCTTCCATAGAGCAAACAAGCGCATCTCCTAAAGATAGAGAAATAATCACTGCTAACAGCTGTAATCCTACTGGTGTTGATGATATCATGTGTCATATTCTTGAAAGTGCCGACGTTGAAGTGGGTCCAGTTCCCGGAATAATATCTCCGGCGCCGGAAGCTCTGCAACCTATATTGCCTGGATTTTTCTCTCCTGCAGCGGACCCATTTTCGATGATGGGTTACAATAACATGTTCGTACCTAGTCCATCGACACTGTTTTCTGCTCCAATGGTGTCTCCATCGGCGCTGTTTTCTGCTCCAATGGTGTCTCCTTCGCCATCTTCTTGCGATCTCTTCAATCCATTCTTTGACTTTTAG